In bacterium, one genomic interval encodes:
- a CDS encoding SUF system Fe-S cluster assembly protein: protein METNLIEKMQIEAQVIETLRTCYDPEIPVNIYEMGLIYGIEVDDDKSVNVKMTLTSPHCPVAESLPIEVENKVRNIHGVPGVKVEIVWEPTWNPSMMSEAAKLELGML, encoded by the coding sequence ATGGAAACTAATTTAATTGAAAAAATGCAAATTGAAGCGCAGGTCATCGAGACATTGCGTACGTGTTACGATCCCGAAATCCCCGTCAACATTTATGAAATGGGATTAATATACGGAATAGAAGTTGATGATGACAAAAGTGTCAACGTTAAAATGACGCTCACTTCGCCGCACTGCCCCGTTGCCGAATCACTGCCTATTGAAGTCGAAAATAAAGTTCGTAACATTCATGGCGTGCCGGGCGTTAAAGTAGAAATTGTTTGGGAGCCGACCTGGAATCCTTCGATGATGAGTGAAGCGGCCAAATTAGAATTGGGTATGCTATAA